The Bifidobacterium eulemuris genome includes a window with the following:
- a CDS encoding MFS transporter, with amino-acid sequence MNTSTKQDKGLGGYMPLAVAAGIGSMLGSGIIVGLSSTITVWQDGLGLNTTEVGVLSGVLTFAIAFGSLFGGRLADRIGRVTFFNWINLFYAIGAGICIFANDFTVLLIGLIIAGIASGADLPVSMTVVSHDAPNDQMAARLVSTTQVFWQIGVFISFICAFLVSTMPGATGGRVVFAILTVFAVVAWLWRLMSPTFRRFHEEADARDAAQGREASTEKVSVTKVLFGADKKMFLGFFLSIMVFYLGWNLLANTWGQFQTYMFVQANASQTLATGLGIILNFVTLVLNIAFASIAGGKYRNRLFYVGMAITLVSMVMLSLGGTNLWVIVAATAIMNVGGPFAGEALYKVWTQESFPIEVRASIQGFINGFSRLCCGLFALVTPALVVPAVIKTTMWGFVGVVIIELIAGSVMLALQKKYGTDEERRAKALASSEA; translated from the coding sequence ATGAATACTTCAACGAAGCAGGACAAGGGACTCGGCGGATATATGCCGCTGGCCGTCGCCGCCGGCATCGGCTCGATGCTCGGCTCCGGCATCATCGTCGGCCTGTCCTCGACCATCACCGTCTGGCAGGACGGCCTGGGACTGAACACCACCGAGGTCGGCGTGCTCTCCGGCGTGCTCACCTTCGCCATCGCCTTCGGATCCCTGTTCGGCGGCCGCCTCGCCGACAGGATCGGCCGCGTCACCTTCTTCAACTGGATCAACCTGTTCTACGCCATCGGCGCGGGCATCTGCATCTTCGCCAACGACTTCACCGTACTGCTCATCGGTCTGATCATCGCAGGCATCGCCTCCGGCGCCGACCTGCCGGTGTCGATGACCGTCGTCTCCCATGACGCGCCGAACGACCAGATGGCCGCCCGCCTCGTCTCCACCACCCAGGTGTTCTGGCAGATCGGCGTGTTCATCTCCTTCATCTGCGCCTTCCTCGTCTCCACGATGCCCGGCGCCACAGGCGGCCGCGTCGTGTTCGCCATCCTCACGGTGTTCGCCGTCGTCGCATGGCTGTGGCGTCTGATGTCGCCCACCTTCCGCCGCTTCCACGAGGAGGCCGACGCCCGCGACGCCGCCCAGGGCCGCGAGGCCTCCACCGAGAAGGTCTCCGTCACCAAGGTGCTGTTCGGCGCCGATAAGAAGATGTTCCTCGGATTCTTCCTGTCCATCATGGTCTTCTATCTCGGCTGGAACCTGCTGGCCAACACCTGGGGCCAGTTCCAGACCTACATGTTCGTGCAGGCCAACGCCTCGCAGACCCTCGCCACTGGTCTGGGCATCATCCTCAACTTCGTGACGCTTGTTCTCAACATCGCCTTCGCGTCCATCGCCGGCGGCAAATACCGCAACAGGCTCTTCTACGTCGGCATGGCCATCACGCTGGTCTCAATGGTCATGCTTTCGCTGGGCGGCACCAATCTGTGGGTCATCGTCGCCGCCACCGCCATCATGAACGTCGGCGGCCCGTTCGCCGGCGAAGCCCTCTACAAGGTGTGGACCCAGGAATCCTTCCCGATTGAGGTACGCGCCTCCATCCAAGGCTTCATCAACGGCTTCTCCCGCCTGTGCTGCGGCCTGTTCGCCCTGGTCACCCCGGCCCTGGTGGTGCCGGCCGTCATCAAAACCACCATGTGGGGCTTCGTGGGGGTCGTCATCATCGAACTCATCGCCGGCTCCGTGATGCTGGCCCTGCAGAAGAAGTACGGCACCGATGAAGAGCGTCGGGCGAAGGCCTTGGCCTCGTCCGAAGCCTGA
- a CDS encoding alpha-L-rhamnosidase, translating into MNTTTHTPQIVPAVTAGDLDITRFTVEHYPGDALGIGTAAPRMSWVYAKPVPEDAQILLKLTRRVPGGEPVELETYLPVADSVLVPWQFEPLVSREEVYATVQVVSASHQPLGDPSETLHFEAGLLLEHDHVADFVGPSWAEPQSDHRHLPLVRTEVDLRDKPSRARLYLSALGLVEAEINGVKVGNDALIPGWTNYERRVECWTYDVADALQAGGNALGFWLGDGWFRGRVGFDGGYANYYGDRIGVFAQLEVEYADGVTEAFYSNSWDRRWKAALGPIVCSDLCEGERYDARLERPGWSEPGFDDSDWAPVAEVFYDPANIENPETSPVRAHEEHKPLSITRIDDTAQGRGVWLVDFGQNCSQRIRLHMRGLSAGETVELRHVEVLEPDGTIATRTLRRGQQHDVYTSNGRDAWWEPRFAMHGFRYAQIEGLPGELTADDIECRVYHSVMDRAGELETSDTLLNRLHANAVWSMRSNFVSLPTDCPQRDERLGWTGDICLFAPTASYLYDVQGFLGSWLKDVRADQTKWGTVPFYVPFIPLGVWAHPQAISTWGDAAVEVPWTLYMDSGDTKVLEDSYDLVCDWIDEVAGYLSDDGVWDRKPDFVLGQLGDWLDPAAPPEDPTQAMTEKELVATAFYYRSCVQAQAIARILGRDADAERFAGLRDLVRGGFLARFTKLDGTMTSDTQCAYALTIAFGLLDDEPVRRIKAGNRLAELVRLSGGRVSTGFAGTPFVLPALSITGHDKEAYELLTSTECPSWLYQVRMGATTTWERWDSMREDGTLNPGGMTSFNHYALGSVAEWMHARIGGLEAIEPGWRRFRVSPRVGGGIDHASTSHITPYGKAAVDWRGADDVLELTVAVPVGTTALVEIPDYEPRELGAGEHRLEFRR; encoded by the coding sequence ATGAACACCACCACGCATACGCCGCAGATCGTGCCGGCCGTGACCGCCGGAGACCTCGACATCACCCGTTTCACCGTCGAACATTACCCCGGCGACGCGCTCGGCATCGGCACCGCAGCCCCGCGTATGAGCTGGGTGTACGCGAAACCCGTTCCGGAGGACGCGCAGATCCTGCTCAAGCTCACCCGCCGCGTGCCCGGCGGAGAGCCGGTCGAGCTGGAAACCTATCTGCCGGTCGCCGACAGCGTGCTCGTGCCCTGGCAGTTCGAACCGCTGGTCTCCCGTGAGGAGGTGTACGCCACCGTGCAGGTGGTGTCGGCCAGCCACCAGCCGTTGGGGGATCCCAGCGAGACGCTGCATTTCGAAGCCGGTCTGCTGCTGGAGCACGACCATGTGGCCGATTTCGTTGGACCTTCGTGGGCTGAACCGCAAAGCGACCACCGTCACCTGCCGCTGGTGCGTACCGAGGTGGACTTGCGGGACAAGCCGTCCCGCGCCCGCCTGTACCTGTCCGCGCTGGGCCTGGTCGAGGCGGAGATCAACGGCGTCAAAGTCGGCAATGACGCGCTGATCCCCGGCTGGACGAACTACGAGAGGCGCGTGGAATGCTGGACTTACGACGTGGCCGACGCGCTTCAGGCCGGCGGCAACGCGTTGGGATTCTGGCTGGGCGACGGCTGGTTCCGCGGCCGCGTCGGCTTCGACGGCGGCTATGCGAACTACTACGGCGATAGGATCGGCGTGTTCGCGCAGCTCGAGGTCGAATACGCCGACGGCGTCACCGAGGCCTTCTACTCCAATTCGTGGGACCGTCGATGGAAGGCCGCGCTCGGCCCCATCGTCTGCTCCGACCTGTGCGAGGGGGAGCGGTACGACGCCCGTCTCGAACGGCCGGGCTGGTCCGAACCCGGTTTCGACGACTCCGACTGGGCGCCCGTCGCCGAGGTGTTCTACGATCCGGCGAATATCGAAAACCCCGAAACCTCGCCGGTGCGCGCCCACGAGGAGCATAAGCCCCTCTCCATCACCCGCATTGACGACACAGCGCAAGGCCGGGGCGTGTGGCTGGTCGACTTCGGCCAGAACTGCTCGCAGCGTATCCGCCTGCATATGCGCGGCCTTTCCGCCGGCGAGACGGTGGAGCTGCGGCACGTCGAAGTGCTCGAACCCGACGGCACGATCGCCACACGCACCCTGCGCCGCGGCCAGCAGCACGACGTCTACACCTCCAACGGACGTGACGCCTGGTGGGAGCCGCGCTTCGCCATGCACGGCTTCCGTTACGCGCAGATCGAGGGATTGCCGGGCGAACTGACCGCCGACGACATCGAATGCCGCGTCTACCATTCGGTGATGGACCGGGCCGGCGAGTTGGAGACCTCCGACACGCTGCTCAACCGTCTGCACGCCAACGCCGTATGGTCCATGCGCTCCAACTTCGTCTCCCTGCCCACCGACTGCCCCCAGCGCGACGAGCGGCTGGGCTGGACCGGCGACATCTGCCTGTTCGCGCCCACCGCCAGCTACCTGTACGACGTGCAGGGATTCCTCGGCAGCTGGCTTAAGGACGTGCGCGCCGACCAGACCAAATGGGGCACCGTGCCGTTCTATGTGCCGTTCATCCCGCTCGGCGTGTGGGCCCACCCGCAGGCCATCTCCACATGGGGCGACGCCGCGGTGGAGGTGCCGTGGACGCTGTACATGGACAGCGGGGACACGAAGGTGCTGGAGGACTCCTACGATCTGGTCTGCGACTGGATCGACGAGGTCGCCGGCTACCTGTCGGACGACGGCGTGTGGGACCGCAAACCGGATTTCGTGCTCGGTCAGCTGGGCGACTGGCTCGACCCGGCCGCCCCTCCGGAGGATCCCACCCAGGCGATGACCGAGAAGGAACTCGTCGCCACCGCGTTCTACTACCGCAGCTGCGTGCAGGCCCAAGCCATCGCCCGCATCCTCGGCCGCGACGCGGACGCCGAACGCTTCGCCGGACTGCGTGATCTCGTACGCGGCGGATTCCTCGCCCGCTTCACGAAGCTCGACGGCACCATGACCTCCGACACGCAATGCGCCTACGCGCTGACCATCGCCTTCGGCCTGCTCGACGACGAGCCCGTGCGCCGCATCAAGGCCGGCAACCGACTGGCCGAACTCGTGCGCCTGTCCGGCGGGCGGGTGAGCACCGGCTTCGCCGGCACGCCGTTCGTACTGCCCGCGCTGAGCATCACCGGCCACGACAAGGAGGCATACGAGCTGCTGACCTCGACCGAATGTCCCAGTTGGCTGTACCAGGTCAGGATGGGCGCCACCACCACATGGGAACGCTGGGACTCGATGCGCGAGGACGGCACGCTCAACCCGGGCGGCATGACCTCGTTCAACCATTACGCGCTGGGTTCGGTGGCCGAATGGATGCACGCGCGCATCGGCGGCCTCGAGGCCATCGAGCCGGGTTGGCGGCGGTTCCGCGTCTCGCCGCGCGTCGGCGGCGGCATCGACCACGCCTCCACCTCGCATATCACCCCCTACGGCAAGGCCGCGGTCGACTGGCGGGGCGCGGATGACGTTCTGGAACTGACCGTCGCCGTGCCGGTCGGCACCACGGCGCTCGTCGAAATCCCCGACTACGAGCCCCGCGAGCTCGGCGCGGGCGAGCACCGGCTCGAATTCCGCCGATAG